From Phycodurus eques isolate BA_2022a chromosome 1, UOR_Pequ_1.1, whole genome shotgun sequence, one genomic window encodes:
- the spryd4 gene encoding SPRY domain-containing protein 4, with product MASPRSAACVCRLAGRTVGFLAAASHGRGVLWPARSQISTSTGDSVQFRLDERTAHSSLDLFKKDTGVIYRMLGLDPSHVQANPERFRDWAVVFGDEKITGGRHYWEVTVKKSQEFRVGVAEALMSRDDCVGTSDSSWVFGYAQRKWFAMTNNKMVPVTLVGKADRVGILLDFEAGLLGLVDIEKRRIVHAIRRHFKTPLCPAFGLWDGELLTHSGLEEPEGLKEQL from the exons ATGGCGTCGCCTCGCAGTGCGGCTTGTGTATGTCGCTTGGCTGGACGGACGGTCGGCTTTCTCGCGGCCGCGAGCCATGGACGAGGAGTCCTCTGGCCGGCGAGGAGCCAAATCAGCACGTCAACTGGGGACA GTGTGCAGTTCCGCCTTGACGAGAGGACGGCTCACAGCAGTCTGGACCTCTTCAAGAAAGACACGGGGGTCATTTACCGCATGCTGGGTCTCGACCCCAGCCACGTGCAAGCCAACCCTGAGCGTTTCCGAGACTGGGCGGTGGTGTTTGGCGATGAGAAGATCACTGGCGGGCGCCACTACTGGGAGGTGACGGTCAAAAAGTCGCAGGAGTTTCGGGTGGGCGTGGCCGAAGCGCTAATGTCCCGTGACGACTGCGTGGGTACCAGCGACTCCTCGTGGGTGTTCGGCTACGCTCAGCGCAAGTGGTTTGCCATGACCAACAATAAGATGGTTCCTGTGACCCTGGTGGGCAAGGCGGACCGCGTAGGCATCCTGCTGGACTTCGAAGCGGGCCTTCTTGGGCTGGTCGACATTGAGAAACGCAGGATCGTTCACGCCATCAGGCGTCACTTCAAGACTCCCCTTTGCCCTGCTTTTGGGCTTTGGGACGGGGAGCTGCTCACGCACTCGGGCCTGGAAGAACCGGAGGGCCTCAAGGAACAGCTGTAA